In bacterium, one genomic interval encodes:
- the ftsY gene encoding signal recognition particle-docking protein FtsY encodes MGFFNPFEKLKQSLAKTKDTIINKIAQVVIRRKIDDELLEEIEQILIEADVGVRATMRLIEAIKSKARERRLTEGDEVMALLKEEISLILSKEDEQISLDTPHKPVVWLIVGVNGVGKTTTIGKLANYFSGTGKKVMIGACDTFRAAAIEQVAIWAERSGVEIIRSDNGADPAAVAYDAASAARARGTDILLVDTAGRLHTKSNLMEELSKIRRVVQKAVPNSPIYAKLILDGTTGQNALSQVKVFTDAVGCDGLVITKLDGTAKGGVIIAIAEELGVPVDFIGVGEGIEDLQRFDSKQFAEALFAS; translated from the coding sequence ATGGGGTTCTTTAATCCGTTCGAAAAGCTGAAGCAGTCCCTGGCCAAAACCAAGGACACCATCATCAACAAGATCGCCCAGGTGGTGATTCGTCGAAAGATCGACGATGAACTACTGGAAGAGATCGAGCAGATACTGATCGAAGCTGATGTCGGTGTCCGTGCCACGATGCGCTTGATCGAAGCTATCAAGAGCAAGGCAAGAGAACGTCGCCTCACCGAAGGTGACGAGGTCATGGCATTGCTCAAGGAAGAGATCTCCCTCATTCTCTCCAAAGAAGATGAGCAGATATCCCTCGACACCCCCCACAAGCCGGTAGTCTGGCTAATTGTCGGTGTGAATGGCGTCGGTAAGACGACCACGATCGGCAAGCTTGCCAACTACTTCTCCGGAACCGGCAAGAAGGTGATGATCGGTGCGTGCGATACATTCCGCGCGGCCGCCATCGAACAGGTGGCGATCTGGGCCGAACGTAGTGGTGTGGAGATCATCCGCTCCGACAACGGGGCCGACCCTGCGGCCGTGGCCTATGACGCAGCCTCAGCCGCTCGTGCACGTGGGACAGACATCCTGCTCGTCGATACTGCTGGAAGGTTACATACCAAGAGCAACCTGATGGAAGAGTTGAGCAAGATCCGCCGGGTCGTGCAAAAAGCCGTGCCGAACTCCCCGATCTATGCCAAGCTGATCCTGGATGGCACCACCGGCCAAAACGCCCTCTCGCAGGTCAAGGTCTTCACCGACGCTGTCGGTTGCGATGGCCTGGTCATCACCAAGCTGGATGGCACTGCCAAAGGTGGCGTGATCATTGCGATTGCTGAGGAACTTGGAGTGCCAGTCGATTTCATTGGCGTGGGCGAGGGAATCGAAGACCTGCAACGGTTTGACTCTAAGCAATTTGCGGAAGCACTGTTTGCATCGTGA
- a CDS encoding YjbQ family protein produces the protein MIHELSIQSKSRDEFIDITSRIQEIINSSGYPSGQLICFVPHTTAGITINENADPDVRRDLLHKLRQEIPQSDGYHHAEGNSDSHLKASLMGFSQTLLFERGRLVLGTWQGVYFCEFDGPRSRKLLVKVIPDA, from the coding sequence GTGATCCACGAACTTTCCATTCAAAGCAAGTCGCGGGACGAATTCATCGACATCACCTCCCGCATTCAGGAGATCATCAATTCGTCAGGGTATCCAAGCGGCCAGCTGATCTGTTTTGTACCGCATACCACTGCCGGGATCACTATCAATGAAAATGCCGATCCGGATGTGCGTCGCGACCTTCTTCACAAGCTGCGTCAGGAAATTCCCCAATCTGATGGTTACCACCACGCCGAAGGGAACTCCGACTCTCATCTCAAAGCATCGTTGATGGGCTTCTCGCAGACCCTGCTGTTCGAACGGGGTCGACTTGTCCTGGGAACCTGGCAGGGGGTATACTTTTGCGAGTTTGATGGCCCGCGGAGTCGCAAGCTACTGGTGAAGGTGATTCCTGATGCTTAA
- a CDS encoding D-tyrosyl-tRNA(Tyr) deacylase produces the protein MRLVIQRVSEASVWIDGSAFSQINRGLLVLFGSRTGDTEESTQWLAEKTVNLRIFEDAEHKMNLSALDISAEILVVSQFTLYADARKGRRPAFTDAMEPVEAERLYQRYLFALEASGLTVRTGSFGAKMDVRLINDGPVTIILDHDLP, from the coding sequence ATGCGATTAGTGATACAACGGGTCTCGGAAGCCTCGGTCTGGATTGACGGAAGTGCATTCAGTCAGATCAATCGGGGATTACTGGTGCTTTTTGGTAGTCGCACGGGCGACACGGAAGAATCCACCCAATGGCTTGCTGAGAAAACCGTTAATCTGCGCATCTTTGAGGATGCGGAGCATAAGATGAACCTTTCAGCACTGGATATCTCCGCGGAGATTCTGGTGGTATCGCAGTTCACTCTGTATGCTGATGCCCGCAAAGGAAGACGTCCAGCCTTCACCGATGCCATGGAGCCGGTCGAAGCTGAGCGGTTGTACCAGCGCTATCTGTTTGCGCTGGAGGCATCGGGCCTGACAGTGCGGACGGGATCATTCGGAGCTAAAATGGATGTGCGACTGATAAACGATGGACCTGTGACGATCATTCTCGACCATGACCTACCCTAA
- the smc gene encoding chromosome segregation protein SMC: protein MYLRRLDIIGFKSFANKTTVRFATGVTAIVGPNGCGKTNILDSLRWVLGEQRPTMLRGGKMEEVIFNGTRDLKPLGMSEVTLTVINDRGVLPTEYHEVQITRRLFRSGESEYLMNKVPCRLRDIQDLFADTGMGAHSYSVIQQDMIDSVISDKAEERRFLFEEAAGITKYKQRKKAALRKLEQTENDFLRLKDIYAEVKTQVNSLYRQQKKAERYQKILDDVKGWELFLSSSRVRLLDQEKRQLRGELDSLTDQRLQRSTELDQITLQLETDRKEQLDIERQLNELAGQVYSLSEEAHTKEREISVLREKRSSATALIERNTVEIEALQTRVQSMDDQLVAGAKELAELQLEYERVTAELADAEKAQSEADQQLIFARSSREDENRKLIEIESRLSSGKTEEHNLREQETELAQQIEQVEKLIADASPRQQELLASFERQQQTIAALYARKSEIEQRQTTLTLEIEGLIEQSEELALEISNTQATIEACEARKHLLTEMMVHYEGHESGLVAAMNLRGRWPGIVGTVAEKLVPVEGLELALEAALGNLAGFMICRDRSTAEEIIAFLKSENKGRVGILVPDSGIFAPAIKRPEVPSENFVGWLEGYVSTDAELRPLVEAVLSRVAVFKAGTNPSDILERLPYGFSAVSTDGILYGKNQIVGGSDDRFPLFRRKEKVEEQENLIREHSHKLEHLKERRAQTTARIAASRAESSTLVSALEALAEELDGEQKASAEIEFQRRTLTAEFERWERERNQARAKLEAIQGRQYSLGLDFNQLAGIKTELVNQISQHAGRLGEYERLVSESLERSAKCQIRVVESRSRLQQTESRIGHLKDIKHELDQTRDTKSEEIVRATADIALADERSVVLELELKETFERREQMQHSQESLRGSQGEILGRITGKEQQVKEISDGRDALNEQMHEREIRLNTIDSETRTLSERIREEYGMEIESVEASRPDENLSDDAARQYLHEQKEQLRKFGAVNLLALEEYRTASEREKFLAEQLNDLTTARTDLQQTIQKINITARELFMETFEKARVNFKNLFQELFNGGESDIMLEDPNDPLESNIDIIARPRGKKLLSITMMSGGERALTAISLLFALYLVKPSPFCILDEIDAPLDDANCHRFLKIIRKFSSQTQFITITHNKITMEAADNLYGVTMEQPGVSKLVSVKFSETSSDDASAAMDIAQPELEPAESEGGNGHHDKPPVVRRTRKQKTESEQVETAEPTGEVASPDTEDIELPPAIAERMESIVTISEDEQN, encoded by the coding sequence GTGTATCTTCGCAGACTTGATATCATAGGATTCAAATCCTTCGCCAATAAAACGACAGTACGATTTGCCACCGGTGTCACCGCCATCGTCGGTCCGAACGGCTGCGGCAAAACGAACATCCTCGATTCGCTGCGCTGGGTGTTGGGCGAACAGCGCCCGACCATGCTACGCGGCGGCAAGATGGAAGAGGTGATTTTTAACGGCACGCGCGACCTGAAGCCGCTTGGAATGTCTGAAGTCACCCTAACGGTCATCAACGATCGCGGCGTTCTGCCGACTGAATATCACGAAGTGCAGATCACCCGCCGCCTGTTCCGCAGTGGTGAATCCGAGTACCTGATGAACAAGGTCCCCTGCCGCTTGCGCGACATCCAGGACCTGTTCGCCGACACCGGTATGGGGGCACACTCCTACTCGGTTATTCAGCAGGACATGATCGATTCCGTGATCTCCGACAAGGCCGAGGAGCGACGTTTTCTTTTCGAGGAAGCAGCCGGGATCACCAAGTATAAGCAGCGCAAGAAGGCCGCTCTGCGCAAGCTGGAGCAGACAGAAAACGATTTCCTTCGCCTGAAGGATATCTACGCCGAAGTTAAGACCCAGGTCAATTCGCTCTATCGACAGCAGAAAAAGGCGGAGCGCTACCAGAAGATCCTCGATGATGTCAAAGGCTGGGAGCTCTTCCTCAGTTCATCTCGAGTTAGACTGCTCGACCAGGAAAAGCGGCAGCTCCGAGGAGAACTGGATTCTCTCACCGATCAGCGACTCCAGCGTTCGACTGAACTCGACCAGATAACGCTCCAGTTGGAGACTGACCGCAAGGAGCAGTTGGACATTGAGCGGCAGTTGAATGAACTGGCCGGCCAGGTCTATTCGCTTTCCGAAGAAGCCCATACCAAAGAACGTGAGATCTCGGTCCTTCGCGAAAAACGTTCATCCGCCACCGCCCTTATCGAGCGGAATACAGTGGAGATCGAAGCACTTCAGACTCGCGTTCAATCCATGGACGATCAGTTGGTAGCCGGCGCCAAAGAACTGGCTGAACTCCAACTGGAATACGAGCGGGTGACGGCTGAATTAGCCGATGCCGAAAAAGCACAGTCAGAGGCCGATCAGCAATTGATCTTCGCGCGTTCATCGCGTGAAGATGAAAATCGAAAGTTGATCGAGATTGAATCACGCCTCTCCTCCGGCAAGACCGAAGAACATAATCTTCGCGAGCAGGAAACGGAGCTGGCTCAGCAGATCGAACAGGTCGAGAAGCTTATCGCCGATGCGTCCCCGCGTCAGCAGGAGCTGCTGGCCTCTTTCGAACGCCAACAACAGACCATTGCAGCTCTCTATGCCCGCAAATCAGAGATCGAACAGCGCCAGACAACGCTGACCCTGGAGATCGAAGGGCTAATAGAGCAGAGTGAAGAACTCGCTCTGGAGATCTCCAATACTCAGGCGACAATCGAGGCGTGCGAGGCCCGCAAGCATCTCCTGACCGAGATGATGGTCCATTACGAAGGCCATGAGTCAGGATTGGTCGCCGCCATGAATCTTCGTGGCCGCTGGCCCGGCATTGTCGGCACGGTTGCAGAAAAACTGGTACCTGTCGAGGGACTCGAGTTGGCGCTCGAAGCCGCACTCGGCAACCTTGCCGGATTCATGATCTGCCGCGATCGCTCGACTGCCGAAGAGATCATTGCCTTCCTCAAGTCCGAGAATAAAGGACGGGTCGGTATTCTGGTTCCGGATTCAGGCATATTCGCTCCGGCGATCAAACGTCCGGAGGTACCGAGCGAAAATTTCGTCGGCTGGCTTGAAGGGTATGTATCAACCGATGCAGAGCTCCGTCCGCTTGTCGAGGCTGTTTTGTCCCGCGTCGCGGTTTTCAAGGCCGGAACGAATCCATCGGATATTCTGGAGCGTCTCCCCTACGGGTTCAGTGCCGTCTCAACCGACGGAATTCTCTATGGCAAGAATCAGATCGTGGGCGGTTCCGATGACCGCTTCCCGCTCTTCCGACGGAAAGAGAAGGTCGAGGAACAGGAAAACCTCATTCGCGAGCATTCGCACAAGCTTGAGCACCTCAAAGAGCGCCGCGCTCAGACAACCGCCAGAATTGCCGCCTCCCGGGCGGAATCCAGCACATTGGTTTCTGCACTGGAAGCATTGGCCGAGGAGCTGGACGGCGAACAGAAGGCGTCTGCTGAGATCGAATTCCAGCGTCGTACTTTGACTGCCGAATTCGAGCGATGGGAGCGGGAACGCAATCAGGCGCGCGCGAAGCTGGAAGCGATCCAGGGACGCCAATACTCGCTCGGGCTGGATTTCAACCAACTAGCCGGGATCAAAACTGAATTGGTCAACCAGATCAGCCAGCATGCCGGACGGTTGGGTGAATACGAACGACTGGTCTCCGAATCACTGGAGCGCTCGGCCAAGTGCCAGATCCGAGTGGTCGAGTCTCGCAGCCGTCTGCAACAGACCGAGAGCAGGATCGGACACCTTAAAGATATCAAGCATGAACTGGATCAAACTCGCGATACCAAGTCTGAAGAGATCGTCCGCGCCACAGCCGACATAGCCCTCGCCGACGAACGCAGTGTAGTACTCGAACTCGAGCTCAAAGAGACCTTTGAGCGTCGCGAACAGATGCAGCACTCGCAAGAGTCCCTGCGCGGCTCACAGGGAGAGATCCTCGGCCGGATCACCGGCAAAGAACAGCAGGTCAAGGAGATCAGTGACGGTCGCGATGCGCTGAATGAGCAGATGCACGAGCGCGAGATCCGACTCAATACGATCGATTCCGAAACGCGCACGCTTTCCGAGCGGATCCGCGAAGAATATGGGATGGAGATCGAATCAGTCGAGGCGTCGCGCCCGGACGAAAACCTCTCAGACGATGCCGCCCGGCAGTACTTGCACGAGCAGAAAGAGCAACTGCGCAAATTCGGCGCGGTCAACCTGCTGGCCCTGGAGGAGTATCGGACCGCCTCGGAGCGCGAGAAATTCCTCGCTGAACAACTGAACGACCTAACGACTGCAAGGACCGACCTCCAGCAGACCATCCAGAAGATCAATATCACTGCTCGCGAACTTTTCATGGAGACGTTCGAGAAGGCTCGAGTCAATTTCAAGAATCTTTTCCAGGAATTGTTCAACGGCGGCGAGTCGGATATCATGCTTGAGGATCCGAATGATCCGCTCGAATCCAATATCGATATCATTGCCCGTCCTCGCGGCAAAAAGCTTCTTTCTATTACCATGATGTCGGGCGGAGAACGCGCCCTGACGGCGATCTCACTCCTCTTTGCCCTTTACCTGGTGAAACCGTCGCCGTTCTGTATTCTGGACGAGATCGACGCACCGCTTGATGATGCCAACTGCCATCGCTTCCTGAAGATAATCCGCAAGTTCTCCAGCCAGACGCAGTTCATAACGATCACGCACAACAAGATCACGATGGAGGCGGCGGACAATCTCTACGGTGTCACCATGGAACAGCCCGGTGTCTCCAAGCTGGTTTCCGTGAAGTTTTCCGAAACCAGCAGCGATGACGCCTCCGCAGCCATGGATATCGCTCAACCTGAACTTGAGCCTGCGGAGAGCGAAGGCGGCAACGGTCATCATGACAAACCGCCGGTTGTGCGACGTACCCGCAAGCAGAAGACCGAATCCGAACAGGTAGAAACTGCAGAGCCAACAGGCGAAGTAGCCTCTCCGGACACTGAAGATATCGAGCTCCCTCCGGCGATCGCTGAGCGCATGGAATCGATCGTCACGATCAGCGAAGACGAGCAGAACTGA
- the maf gene encoding septum formation protein Maf — MTYPNLTALATRHPLVLGSGSPRRLQLLGEIGIPFTQRIPDIHESIRQGEAPYDYALRLAEEKALVTAISGEVNEISLGCDTIVVLGNRVLEKPTDPHNALQILTLLSGQQHVVCSAVAFARHSGLLASDYELTKVYFNPITTQQIQEYIDTGEPMDKAGAYGIQGMGAFLVDRIDGNLDTVVGLPRALIERLAGEILFIV, encoded by the coding sequence ATGACCTACCCTAACCTCACGGCACTCGCGACACGACATCCACTTGTTCTCGGTTCTGGATCACCTCGCCGACTGCAATTGCTGGGCGAGATCGGAATTCCATTCACCCAACGAATCCCCGACATTCATGAGTCGATTCGCCAGGGTGAAGCGCCCTATGACTACGCACTTCGACTGGCTGAGGAAAAGGCGCTGGTGACGGCGATTTCCGGGGAAGTGAATGAGATATCCCTTGGATGCGACACCATTGTTGTTTTGGGGAATCGCGTTCTGGAAAAACCGACTGATCCGCACAATGCACTTCAAATTCTCACTCTGCTCTCCGGGCAACAACATGTTGTTTGCTCCGCAGTCGCGTTTGCCCGACATTCCGGGCTGCTCGCGTCAGACTATGAACTGACCAAAGTCTATTTCAATCCGATCACAACCCAACAGATTCAGGAGTATATAGATACCGGCGAACCGATGGACAAAGCGGGAGCGTATGGTATTCAAGGGATGGGGGCCTTTTTAGTTGACAGGATAGACGGAAACCTTGATACTGTCGTGGGTCTCCCGCGGGCACTAATAGAGCGCTTGGCCGGGGAGATTTTATTTATTGTCTGA
- a CDS encoding helix-turn-helix domain-containing protein, protein MGELHTILGRLLKTERERQNRTLAELAQELKIAEGHLLAIEAGDIGGVPSELYFKLFARSYCEALGIDYAKAIEAIREDVHEREPASQIATDERPTMPRPSLSRSDSSAGKGKGSILIFVAIGAIVIAAIVWLVLSNKDTFVLDTSGSDSTTVEMDEPQQDSEPVATRTNRESMALSLDLVARDRTWAVVIADGDTALQTNLKPWREYYIGARDSLIVSIGTPLAVELMLNGTTANLTDPEHGTISSVVITPENLAMFIQRAVEDSARALDTIRDSLLQDSTRPKQDSLPKTGTGSSSTKPAGKDTASTQRGSTDGL, encoded by the coding sequence ATGGGTGAATTACATACTATTCTGGGACGGTTACTCAAAACCGAACGTGAACGTCAAAATCGGACCCTTGCCGAACTCGCGCAAGAGCTGAAAATTGCCGAGGGTCACTTGCTGGCTATCGAGGCCGGCGATATCGGCGGCGTGCCATCCGAACTCTATTTCAAGCTGTTCGCGCGCTCATATTGCGAAGCGCTCGGCATCGATTACGCCAAAGCGATCGAAGCCATCCGCGAGGATGTGCATGAGCGGGAACCCGCCTCGCAGATCGCGACAGATGAGCGCCCAACTATGCCCCGTCCTTCCCTTTCGCGGAGTGACAGTTCAGCGGGCAAAGGTAAAGGGAGCATACTGATCTTTGTTGCGATCGGCGCTATCGTCATCGCCGCAATTGTCTGGCTGGTGTTATCGAACAAGGACACATTCGTTCTCGACACCAGCGGCAGTGACAGCACGACTGTCGAGATGGACGAACCGCAACAGGATAGCGAGCCAGTCGCAACACGCACTAATCGCGAGAGCATGGCACTGAGTCTTGATCTGGTCGCGCGCGACCGGACCTGGGCAGTGGTGATCGCCGACGGTGACACGGCACTGCAGACAAATCTCAAGCCGTGGCGCGAGTATTACATCGGAGCCAGGGATTCCCTGATCGTATCGATCGGGACACCTCTCGCTGTCGAGCTGATGCTAAACGGCACCACCGCCAACCTGACCGACCCGGAGCATGGGACCATCTCATCGGTGGTCATCACTCCGGAGAATCTGGCAATGTTCATTCAGCGCGCTGTCGAAGATAGTGCGCGAGCATTAGATACGATCAGAGACAGTCTCCTGCAGGATTCTACTCGCCCGAAGCAGGATTCATTGCCCAAAACAGGAACAGGAAGTTCCTCAACCAAGCCAGCCGGCAAGGACACGGCCTCGACACAAAGAGGTAGTACAGATGGGCTTTAG
- a CDS encoding 23S rRNA (pseudouridine(1915)-N(3))-methyltransferase RlmH has product MLKVRLVTIGEDKDRWVTEGINHYAKLLSKYATLEIVPLPSPKTSSSLSPDEIKRQEASILKEKLGKGMIIALADSGSGYDSRELAKQLERWQVSSGGVVTFVIGGPFGLDAQITGAANLILSLSPLTYSHQLVRLVLLEQLYRGFTILHNTGYHK; this is encoded by the coding sequence ATGCTTAAGGTACGGCTGGTCACTATCGGTGAGGACAAGGATCGCTGGGTCACCGAGGGGATCAATCATTACGCCAAGCTCCTATCCAAGTACGCCACTCTCGAAATCGTCCCTCTCCCCTCACCCAAAACCTCATCCTCATTGAGCCCGGACGAAATCAAGCGGCAGGAAGCATCTATTCTCAAGGAGAAGCTTGGCAAAGGGATGATCATTGCATTGGCCGACTCGGGATCCGGATATGATTCGCGTGAATTGGCCAAGCAGCTCGAACGGTGGCAGGTGAGCAGCGGCGGAGTGGTGACCTTTGTCATCGGCGGGCCATTCGGACTGGACGCACAGATCACTGGCGCGGCCAACCTGATCCTCTCCCTCTCCCCGCTCACGTATTCGCATCAACTGGTTCGCCTGGTGCTGCTGGAGCAGCTCTATCGCGGCTTCACCATCCTTCACAATACCGGCTACCACAAATAG